CACCGTCGCGGCGTCGCCAGCAAGCCGAGCGCAGGGAAGCTGATGACTCCGCTGTACCCCATCGTCAAAGAGCTTGAGCCCAACTGGTTCGAAGACCCGAAACGCCGGGACGAAATCCTGCGACTGTTCGAAGACATTGTCCTCAACGGCGACGAGCCGACGAACCTCCCCTGCACGGGCCTGATGGCAATGGCGTACATGTACACAGGCGAGGACAAGTACCGCCAGTGGGTTGAGGACTACGTAGGCGCGTGGATTGACCGCACGAAGAAGAACGGCGGAATTATGCCGGACAACATTGGCCCCACCGGCAAAATAGGCGAAAAGCGCAACGGCCAGTGGTGGGGAGGCATGCACGGCTGGAACCGCCGCGGCGGTTGCGACCGCATGTTCACGGCGATCGCGATCGGCGTGGAGGCAGCGACGCTCGTCAGCGGGGATACAGGCTACCTGGACCTGCTCAGGTCGCAGCTGCGCCTGCTGCTGGACAACTCCATCAAGCGCGAAGACGGCCAGCTACTGCTGCCGAACAGGTACGGCCCCGAAGGGTGGGCGGAGCATCGCCCATGGACGATCAAGGAGTTCGTGCACCTCTTCAACGCATCGCAAAAGCCCGAGGACTACCAGATGATAGCGATGCTGCGGGAAGGCAACCGCACAGCTGACTGGAACGACGTGCCGTCCGGGCCGGACCCCAAGGGCGGTCGCACGGACACGGGCCGTTTCCAGTATTACGACGGCAAGCTGGCGGACTGGCCGGAGCGGCTCGTGGAGGCGGAGATACAGTTCTCCCAGACGGTCACGAGCAGCTTCGTCAACGACCACCGCTCGCTTGAGCAGATACTGGAAGACAACATCTGGCCGGCGAACCCGCTCGTGATGAAGGGGCTGACGCACCTGGTCACAGGCGGCCCGCAGCACCTGTACAACGGCGGCCTTCAGACCGGCAGCATACGCATCTTCGACCCCGATCGCGCGCGGCCCGGCATGCCGGAGGACGTGGGCGTACTGGTGGACGAGATAAAGGCCGACCGCACGGGTGTGCAGCTCGTCAACCTGGACCCAGTAGAGTCCCGCCGCGTCATTGTGCAGGGTGGCACGTACGGGGAGCACCAGTTTACTGACGTAAGCTACACAGAGACGGACCGCAACTGGACCGGGACGAATCCGGGGACGTGGATTCGGGCAAAGGCCACCAGCACGGACCGCTCCGTGCCCGTTAACAATAGCTATTTCGAGGTAGTCCTGCCGCCCGCGACCGGAATTCGCGTGAGCGCCGGCATGAAGCGGTACGCTAACAAGCCGTCGTACGCGTTCCCGTGGACTAGGTAGAATAGTGAATTGAACAGCCGGGCTTGTCCTTAATTCACTATTCACTATTCTAAATTCACTATTCGTTCGAGGTGTCTGTGGAATCACTTGCAGGCGCCGCCAACGCGTTCGGCGGCTTTGTTGTGAGCCCTGAAGCTCTGCCTACTGAGCCGGAGCTTTTCCGTCGCAAGCTCGCCTTTTCAATCGAAGCGTGGCGGCAAGAGGGCTACAAGCTGGTCTGGCTTGAACTGCCGATCAGTCGCGCCAGGCTGGTGCCTATTGCGGCGGACCTTGGCTTTTCGTACCACCACGCAGGCGAAGGGTACCTGATGATGACCTGCCGGCTGGTGGAAACGGCGTTCATACCGGCGTATGCGACGCACTACATCGGCGCGGGCGGCGTTGTTCTTAACGACCGGCGGGAGCTGCTCGTGGTGAGGGAGAAGCGCGGCGGCAAACAGGGAATCCCGAGCAACTTCAAGCTGCCGGGCGGCGCGCTTCACGCAGGCGAGCATCTGGTGGACGGGGTAATTCGAGAGGTGCTGGAGGAGACGGGCATAAAGACCAGGTTCCAGTCGCTCGTCAGCCTGCGGAACCAGCACGGCTACCGGTACGGCAAATCGGACATCTACTTCGTGTGCCGCCTTGAGCCTCTCTCCAACGAAATATGCAAGCAGGAAGACGAAATCGAAGAGTGCCGGTGGATGTCTGTGGACGACTACCTGGGGATTGATAGCGTGAGCATCTTCAACAAGAGCATCGTTCGCGCCGCTATCGAAAACCCTGGGCTCTCGCCCCGTGTGCTTGACGGCTACGGCCGCGACCCGACGAAGATCGAGATATTCTTCCCCCGCAACCCGCAGTAGCATGGCAGGCGGCGGCCCGTGCAGTCAGTACGCCGCTGATCTCGCCGTCAGTCCGTGCAGGGGTTGGCCGATATCCCCGCCCGCGTGCACTTGCGCTTGAGGCTGTTTCTGCCGTCGGCGATCGCCTGCCTCACGAGCGTCGCGGCCTCCGGCTGCACCCAGGCGGTCCAGGAGGCCTCGTTCTCCTTGAAGTAGATAAGCCCAGCAACCGCCACCGATATGCCTGTGCGCCCGCCGGTAACTATGGATGCAAGCCTCTCTATTGCGGACGGTTCGGGAGTCATGGCCGAAAACACGGCACAGGCGTCCTTCATTTGCCCGGCAACCAGCGACGACACGACTATGCGGCTGTTCTCCTTCGCCCCGAACGCCGAGCCCAGGTCCACGAACTTCTCCGCGGACACGTTGGACGCGTACCAGTCGGAAAAGCGTCCACGGTCGAAGTCCATAACGGCATCCACGGCGCCATTCGCAAGAGCATCGGGATACTGATCGGATGGCACCTGGACCATCTCTACGGAGTAAATATACCCGTAGACCGCCAGGTACCCGGCGACGAAGTTAACAATCTGGAGGGCGTTGTCGTCCCACTGCGCCAGGCGGATGGTGCCCCTGGCGGGTGTGTCATACGGAGAAAAGGTGTCCGGGCCCGTAGGCGAGCCGACCGGGATCCCTGCCGGCGTCGGCCTCGGCGTGGGCGTTCCCTCAATCATCGATCGCCTGTCGCTTACCACGAACGGATCGGCTTTCGGCGTGCAGGAGATAACCGACGCCAGAAGCAGCAACACGGTAATTGTCACAAGGCGTCGGTCGGTCATGGTATTAGATTCTCCTGGTCACTCCCACTGGGGACCGCCGGCAGCCACCCTGGCGTGCATGGCCGCGAACTCCTTCGAGCCGTCGTCGAACCAGTATTCGAAGTCCGCGCCGCGGACCGTTCCTTCTTCCCATCCGGTTATCCGGGTGAGGTCCGGGTTGGACGGTGTGTACAGCTTCTTGCCGCCCGGCATGTATGTGATGCCAAGCCGGCGGGTGGTCGCCTGCGGGCGCGGCGCGGAAAGTCGCTTGATAGCCGCTTCGTCCACATTCACACCGAGCCCGGGACCTTCCGGCACGGGAGAAAAGCCTTCGATTATCGGGATCTTCTTCGTGGCCACGTCGTCATCGCACTGGTCCTCCAGGTTGATCGAGTGTCCGGTCGCGCTCGGCAGGACGGCCGCCATGTGGAGAGCAAGGGCCTTACCGAGCGTGCCGCCCGTCATCTGCATTATGGTCTGAATGTTCGCCCTCGAGTAGAGGTTGCCTCTCGACAGGGTGTCACCGATGCTGCATGTGGGGTACCCGTCCCCGATCATATAGATGTCTGCAACGCCTGTCAGGGCTTCCTGGTAGCCGCTCAGAGGATTCTTGTGCATGACGATAGGGATGCGCGACTTTTCCCTGAGCCTGCGCCAGTCATCCAGAGCGTGATTTGGGAACGGGTCTTCAATAAACCCGACGATAGGGTGCTGCTCCATGCGATTGACCAGGTCAAGGACGCCCCCCATAGTCCGGTTGCCGTTGAAATCGAAGTGGAGCTTGAAGCCCGGAGGCGCAACCTCCTCGGCCATGCGAATGTGCTCCATCACGTCCCAGAAGCCGCGCATGTGCATCTTGAAGACCATGTAGCCCAGCGCCACTGCCCGCTTTATCTCTTCGCGGTACAGCGCCGGCGTGCACGAGCCGGTCCATGCGGCGACGGTAACTCCGTCCCTCACCTTCTGTCCCATCAGCTTGTAGGCAGGCACCTCGAGGTACTTGCCCATCACGTCGTAGAGCGTCATGCCAAGACCGGGATTGAAGTTGTTGTTCAGAAAGTCGAAGGGGTTGCGGTCTACAATTCGGTCAAGCTTCGGCTCCTTCTGCCTCGCGCCTTCCCAATCGTAGTCCCCGTAGCCAACGATCCCGTTATCGGTGGTTACCCGATAAAACATCCGGGAGTAGTAGTCGTGAGTTCGGCCGTGCGATTTGTAACGCTCAGCGATCCTGGGGTATATCGGAAACGAATCAATATTGACAATTTTCAAAAGGCACCCCTGACAAGGCCCGAGTGAGGATGGAACTCTAGGTGTCGCTGCAGACCATACCTATGGCGCCGGGGACCTTTATGCACTTGCGATTGAGGCTGTTCTCGCCTCGGGCAATGGCGTCCCTAACGAAAGTGGCCGTTTGCTGGTCCACCCATGGAGTCCAGACGGCTTCCTGCTGCTTGAAGAATATCTGGGATGACACGGCCGGCGACACGCCGATGCGACCTGTGGTGATCCTGCCGGCGGCCTCTGCAACAACCGCGTCTGGGATCTTCACGCGAGACAGGAAGTCGGCGACCTCAGGGGCCTTTGCCTGGAGGGCTGGTGAGGCGAGGATACGGTAGTCCGACTGGTCATTGTAGACCGTGCCAAGGTCGAGCAGGGCACCGGACTCTACATTCTTCTCGTACCAGTCCGCGATTTCGGTCCTGTTGGCCACTAGAGCGGCGTCGACTTCCCCTGTCAACACAGCCTCTTCTTAGGCTTCGCCGGCGGGAGTAACAAGCTCCACTGTATAGAAATACCCATAGACTATGACATATGCGGTGATGAAGTTTACGATCTTGACGGTGTTGTCGTTCACCTCCGCGAAGTTAACAACGCCCTTCGCCGGAGTGTCGTCGACAGTCGGCTCTTCGCCATCAACAACTACCGGCGTAGCCCCCAGCGGCCTTGGCGTTGCAGTCCCGATGCGCTCGTCTTGCCTCTGGCCCACGGCAAATGGGTCAGCATCCGGCGTGCACGCAACGGCGGCCGAAATGCCGAGCGCGAATAATGACCCGATTAAGACCAGCGTCCTCAGCTTCATTCTGTCCTTTTGCCTTCCTAGCCGGAGACCGGCTCTACCCTTTCCTGCTTGAGTGATTCGGGCCGGATAAACTCCTTGTATCGCGTAAGCACTTCAACTCCGTTGATGTACCTGGCGAACCCAGCCGATTTGCTCATTTTGACCACTGTAACTTCCAGAACGTTTTCACCCTGCTTGAGGATGTCAATCGGCAGGGAATACCGGAACCAGTGCGCCGCCATACGCAATGGCGCAAAAAGTGGGCTGGTCCGTGGCTTGATTTTCATCTGAAGCGCCCGCTCGTCCGTGACCTCTGCCTCAGACCGGGCCATCACCCGCCCGTTGAACCGTATCTCGATTTCGTCCTCAACGCAGAAGTCGGAGAATCGGACAGATAGCTGCGGAGACCTCATCTCGCCGTTCTTTCGGGCCGCATCAACGTCGTCGGAAACAACGATTGGAACGAGCGCTGTCTTGCCCTCCTCCAGTTGTACCGGCAACACGCGCCTGGGGGGTTCCGTGATCTCGTCCTCCGCCTGGCGCTTGATGGTGCCGAACTCGCCGCCGTAGTCCAGCATCTCTTCGAAGGTCATCCCAGGTTCGCGCGGCTGGGCGAGGTATCTCTTTTCACGAAGCACGAGCGCGCTGGGGTGCGCCATTTCCCGCAGGACCTGGTACTCCCGCTCGGCGAACGGCCACGGCAGGTAGCCAAGGTACATGCCGGTTGCGCCCTGAACGCTGAGCGTCTGGGCCAGGGCACGGTACATATCCTCGGAAGGAAGCACCACGCGCTCATCGTAAATCCGCCGTGGAGGGCGGAAGTACGCCCCGGCCTGCGCCGGCCTGGCAGCATCAACGAGCCAACGGATATCGATCGTACCCGTGTCAACCAGCTGCTCGGCGGCCTGCCCCACAACCAAATCCACGCTCTTGTTCTTGAGCCACGCTTCTACGTCCAGCCCCAGCTTGAGGTTGGCATTTCGCTGGTCAAGCACCCTTGCCTCGATCGGTATCCGCCGCCCCTGTTTCGCCCCTATTCGGTCCGCGAGCTCGCGAACGCGGCCGACGAATTCATTCATGACCGGGATGTTCTTTTCCTCTGTGCCTGTGCGGAAAAACTTCGGCACAAACATGAAATCGAGCTCGATGCCCTCAGGCTCGTAATCCTCGAGGAGCTCCCGGAGCACGTCCAGCTTGTGGTCCTGAACGCGGCGGTTGGCGTAGTCGTAGCACCACTCATAGCGCGGATGGTTAGGGTCCTTCTCACCCAGGCACACCTCTTGCCAGTGGTCCCACTTCAATATCCCACATCTGTCTGAGCCAAACTTGTCGCAGCTCTGGAGCTTCAGGCTCGGAAAGACCTTCAGCCCCGTTTCCTTCCCCCTGTTGATGACCTCCCGGACCTGGTCGGTGCCCATGGCGGCAGTGTCTTTGACCATACGCATGATCCGCCAGTCGATAAAGGAGGTCCAGACGTCTTGCTTCTGGCCCACAACGCGACCGACCTTGCTCTGGTGGAAATAGACGTCGCCGTAGCCAAGTCCAAAAGCGAGCGCATCCACGCCGGTGCCAAGGAGCTCATCAACCGGCCAGCGCAACATATTCAGCGTCACTGGCGGGTCCAGGCGCTTGGCATGGAAGTGGTGCGCGTCCTGGTAGTAGATCAGCCGTGGGTGGGGCATTCCGCCTCTCCTGTGCGCCGACAATATGCTGAGAGCTATCGAAATGGTGCATTTCCTGAACCTTTCTGTCAACGTTCGACAAAAAGAAACGGCCCCGATAGGACGGGGCCGTTCAAGTAAGGGTCGAAGGCGGCTAGGGCGACTTGATTGTTTCGGTGGAGACCGGCTGCTCCATGCGCGCCTTCAGTGTCTCGAGGGCCTTCTTTGAGGCGGGCGCCGCAAGCCCCTGCCTGGGCATTAAAGTTGAAAGCAATGGGCCGCGTGACGTTACGGTCTCCTCGTATTGTTTGCCGCTTTCCTTGAGATGGAAGTCGAATATATGCTCATGAGATGACTTTCCCGCGATGGCCTTGTATGCAAACCGCAGCGGAAACTCGTAATCTGTTACCTCGATCTCCGCCGCGGGCTTGCCGTCCACGGCCTCTACCTTGAACCTGGAGCCGATGCCAAGGATCCCCGGCGTAACCTTTTCAATCTTGACCTGGTCTCCCCTCCACTCCGCCATTTTCGTGAACTCTTTGACGTGGTTGAAAACTTGTTCCCGGTCGGAGTTGATGAATACGCTCGTCCTGCTTGTCCTGGGCATAGTCGTCTCCTCTCTAAACCTGTTAGTACTTAACGTCCTTAACCGCATAGTAGGAAATAGACCATCCAATGTCAACATGTCGACGAGAAGATTATCATTTTCAATTTCTACTATAGCTAAACCTGCCAAACCCTGTGTGTTCTCTCCACCTATCGTAAGTGTTCATGGTAGGGAACAATTCCGGAATGTGAACTAACAGCGCCCGTTATTGCGAATGGCCTGGAGCAGGGCGTATGCGCGCCGCATTACTTTGCATGACCGCATGAACGGGCAAAAATAATCGGCGCTCCCGGTGATGGGAGCGCCGAAGTTCGATTGTCTTTGCTGGAGCGGGCCTTTAGTTGATGAGCATGCCAACTGCGATCAGAACGGAGGCAGTTGCCAGGAGCACGCCGCCCATCCATGCCGGCATGAACGCACCACGCTCATGGCGGCGGGAACGGAAGAGTTCTGTCCTGGTGTTGAGTGCGTTAGTGACCGGCCTGCGCCCGAGCGTGACTTGCATCTTTGCAATACCCCTTCGAATGTCCCGGGTTTACAGCCCCACTGCATTTCGCAGAGGGTGTATGCCCTACACCACTTAGTATGCACGAAGTCGAATGTGATGTCAAACAAAAGCCCGGGCAAATGGATGCATGGCGCCCATCGGTCAACCTAGCCGATCTTCGTCACCCTGCTGACGGCATACTGATTCGCCGTACCTGTGGGAGCCATTCCCAGGCAGGTAAACGTCGGCACTGTGCCTGTCATCGCCACGGCGGCCTCGAAAGCGCCCGGATTGGCGCCCTTGGCATCCGTGAAATCGACGCGCACGTGTGCCAGTCTCTTGTCGTCGCTGAGCCATGTCACCTTGCTCGCAACAGGCCGCCCGAACCAGCTCCACCCTTCACGTACCATGATCTCCCGCTCGGCGATCTGCTCCCAGGGCGACGGCATGGCAGCCCATCCGCGATAGTACCGCCCTGCCGCGGCGGCGGACCCTGTGTGAAGCACCAGCGAATCCAGGAAGCCCATTTCCACGCGCGACCAATACCGGCCGTCCGGCATGTCCAGCACATTAGGAGAAAGGCGATGGCCGCCCAGGTGGCTGACCTGCCACACTCGCAGGTCGCCGCCGGCCTTGCGGGTGTAATTCGTGCGCAGAGCGTCGAAGATCGGTATCCCATTGGTCGCGCAGCAAGTATCGTGGCTGCCGTGAGTGCAGACAAAGAGGTCCCTGGAGCCCGAGTTGCGCTCCTGGTACTTCACGAACTTCGCCAGATCGTCAGGCCTGATAAGGAGCGCCTCGACCACATCACTCACGTTCTCGGTCGGAACGAGGTAATGGAGCTTGGAGTAGCCTGCCGCGAGCCCGTCCGCTCGGGTGAAAAGCATGACGTGCGAGTGGCCAAGGACAGAGTACTCCTTGTCTTTCCTCACCGCCTGCAGGCGCGTGGACGCGCCCATCTGCGACGCTCTGGCCACGGTGGCCGAGACGGCGTGCGGGAAAGCCTTGCTATCTATAATCTCCTTCACCCAGGGCTCGGCGACCTCGATCACGAGAAGCCGCTTCCACCAGTTGGCCGACCCGCCGGGGTCCTCGTTGTTCGTCCTGGAAAATACTGAGCAGAGCCGGTCTCTTACTCTCAGGTTCTCTGTAGTAGTCAAGTGGTTATCTCCGGAAAGGGACGTTGCGCCACCGGAAAGTGTAGCAAAACCCATACCCTCCCGCCAGAACAGCACCGCGGCCCGCCTATCCTTGCGCCGCCGCATGCCCCGAAATAGAATACCCCCACGGCATTTCAGGAGAACCAAACTTGCTAAAGCCCTTCATGGTAGACCCCTCACAGGCGATCAGGGTCAAGGAGCAGCTGCTCCGCGAGACCGTTTCCGCCATCTTCCGAAAGATGAATGTGACGGCGGACGACGCCGACATCGCAACCGACGTGCTCGTGGCGGCAGACCTCCGCGGCGTGGAGAGTCACGGAGTATCGAACATGCTCCGCCTGTACGTCCGCGGCTATCGGCTGGGGGAGCTTAACGCGCGTCCCAACTGGCGCGTCCTGAGAGAAACGCCGTCCACGGCGAACATCGAGTCGGACGCGGGCCTCGGCATTATCCTTGTGCCGAAGGCGATGGAAATGGCCATAGAAAAGGCGAAAAAGGTCGGCATGGGGGTGGTGACGCTCCGCAACGGGCGGCACCTGGGTATGGCCTCGTACCACGCGATGATGGCGCTGAAACACGACATGATAGGTATGTGCATGACATCGTGCCCGGTGTACGTTGTGCCGACTTTCGGCGCGGAGGCGCGCCTTGGCACCAACCCCATCGCCATTGCCGCGCCTGCGAACAAAGAGGTGCCGTTTGTCTTTGACGCGGCGATGAGCACAATCCCCGGCAACAAGCTCAGCCTGGCCAACCGCCTCAAATCGCAGCTCATGCCCGGCTGGGTGGCCGCACCTGACGGCACCCCGATCATGGAGTACTCACCTGCTCCCCCGCTCGGGGCGGACGGCATACCGCAGGCCTACCTCCTCCCCCTCGGCAGCACTCGCGAGCTGGGATCGCACAAGGGGTACGGCCTCATAGCGATGGTGGACATTCTCGGTGGCGTACTGTCCGGCGGCGGGTACGGTCTTGTGCCCGGCC
This genomic stretch from SAR202 cluster bacterium harbors:
- a CDS encoding NUDIX domain-containing protein; protein product: MESLAGAANAFGGFVVSPEALPTEPELFRRKLAFSIEAWRQEGYKLVWLELPISRARLVPIAADLGFSYHHAGEGYLMMTCRLVETAFIPAYATHYIGAGGVVLNDRRELLVVREKRGGKQGIPSNFKLPGGALHAGEHLVDGVIREVLEETGIKTRFQSLVSLRNQHGYRYGKSDIYFVCRLEPLSNEICKQEDEIEECRWMSVDDYLGIDSVSIFNKSIVRAAIENPGLSPRVLDGYGRDPTKIEIFFPRNPQ
- a CDS encoding Ldh family oxidoreductase encodes the protein MLKPFMVDPSQAIRVKEQLLRETVSAIFRKMNVTADDADIATDVLVAADLRGVESHGVSNMLRLYVRGYRLGELNARPNWRVLRETPSTANIESDAGLGIILVPKAMEMAIEKAKKVGMGVVTLRNGRHLGMASYHAMMALKHDMIGMCMTSCPVYVVPTFGAEARLGTNPIAIAAPANKEVPFVFDAAMSTIPGNKLSLANRLKSQLMPGWVAAPDGTPIMEYSPAPPLGADGIPQAYLLPLGSTRELGSHKGYGLIAMVDILGGVLSGGGYGLVPGRPNFGHYVAAYSIEAFMDTLEFKDKMDEFLTMLRTTKTAPGHDRVIYAGILEAEAMADRKANGIPYHPEVIEWFKGICRELGIAYNLT